Genomic window (Arachis duranensis cultivar V14167 unplaced genomic scaffold, aradu.V14167.gnm2.J7QH unplaced_Scaffold_72657, whole genome shotgun sequence):
tcaattacaaggaattaacaacaacaaatcaaaagaaacacatttattaagaattaccttttattgaattgaaagaatgtagaaggaacaatactagatctacaacaaaatctaagaacaacataaaggaaattataacaaaagaatagaagaagatgaatgtagcaacatAGAATTGaaatgtagaagtagaagaaagcaaagattaaaacctagatctaagaactaaacctaaacctaatcctaattctaaagagaagagagagcttctctctctagaaactaactctaaactactaaactaaactaatggtaactaacatgtgtttccctcttcactccttgggttaaatagcatcagaaatgagttggattgggcccacaaggcttctaaaatcactggccacgtgttgcattaagtgggtcatgtgccaccatcggtgcgtccgcgtaccgtgcgtgtgcgcgcccctatgcgcgatgcaactatgacaaatcttatatcgtttcgaagccccggatgttagctttctaatccaactggaaccgcatcatttggacctctgtagctcaagttatggtcgtttaagtgcgaagaggtcggcttgacagctttccggttctttcatttcttcatgagttctccaacttttcatgcttctttcttcattcccttgatccaatctttgcctcctaaaccttaaatcacttaacaaacatatcaaggcatctaatggaatcaaggagaattagatttagctattttaagacctaaaaagcatgttttcactcttaagcacaattaaaggagaagttataaaaccatgctatttcaatggataaatgtgggtaaaaggttataaaatcccctaaaatcaatacaagataaaccgtcaaaacggggtttGTCACCACTCATGCATGCCCTGGAGAAgaaaagcttgcgccaacgtttgcctcaagctttttggcaaacgttggcgccacacaTGCACACAAGGGGATCCAACGTTTGGCTAAAAATTTGACCTCAAACTTTAGCCCAAACGTGGACATCAACAAAAGGGGGTGGCTGATATAAAAAGCTTGAgtaaaagtttgcctcaaacttttactcaagcTTTTGTGATTTATGTCCCGGTTCAAAATGGGTTTCTCTCcaactccaagagcaatcaacagaggcctttttcaacccaattccatcaagagcaaaggcccaattcaaggcttgaagaccatttgaagaaagtgtataaatagcctAGAATTTAAGTTCTTCAGGGAGCTTTCTTTTAGAATTTGGATAGTAGTACTCACAGTAGAGAGCTCACTTTACATTTTTCTGAGTTGTTGTTCtcggggaaggagaattgaattctcttcctcttagttttcatgTTTTCAATTTCATCTACACTTGCCTTGAATCTTGggttgaagaattgaggaaattctgtctcaatctcatcTTGAGATCTCTCTGTTTTCACTTACTGCAACTTTTGGAAATTGAATTTCTGATTTACTCTTCTActgtctgatctttaaatttcttgcaattgCTCTCTaaatttggatctaggaaggcattgagatctagacttggttatctagcctcttgggtcctgagatctattggttttcattttaatttccttgtttaattactacaccaagtttattttccttttaatttgagATCCGGTTCAACTAACTTCATCATCTACTCTTCTGTTAgttaaattttacttttctttgtttaatttctgcaatcccacatccctgacccatttacaattcaagtcatttacattccttgcactctaagattctgcaatttacatttcttgctttcTAAGTTTCTGccctttaatttcttgcactttaagattcagcacttttactTTCTTTGCACCTTTAATTTTCAGTCAATTACCCCTCTccctttaatttcatgcaatttagcttctgttagatacaaatcactcaaatcaaatcttgtttgcttgactaaatcaaccactaaacaaaaattgctcaatccttcaatccctgtgggatcgacctcactccagtgagttttattacttgatgcgacccggtacacttgccggtgagttttgtgtcggatcgttttccgcacatcaagtttttggcgccgttgccggggattgaattagattgacaatgattaagtgaggtggtagtttagatcaagcacttttcctttaatttttgactaacacactaattgtttgaatttttgcttaagctaactaaaacttcattctagcaatagattgaagtgtcactggttgtgtttcttttgtgttgtttgtatgtcaggtacagggagAATTACTCCTGTTTTATCTGAAGCTGACCAGAGAACTCTaaggagaataagaagagctgagaGAGGGAAAGGCGttgttggagaggaagaatctgagaaAGAATACCAcgagatggaaggagatccatctAATCCAGGAGGAGGGGTTAACAATAACCCTCAACAGAGGAGAGTACTGGCCTCATACActtttgcaaatgctagacattgtggaagcagcattctcACTCCAAATGTCAAtacaaacaactttgagttgaagccacaactcattACACTTGTccagaacaattgttcctatggagGAAGCCCACTAGAGGATCCTAACCAGCACCTATcaaccttcttgaggatttgcgACACTGTCAAATCCAATGGTGTGAATCCTGAAACTTACAAACTTCTGCTGTTCCCATTCTCTTTAAGGGATAAGGCCGCTCAATGGCTAGAAATATTTCCGAAGGGAAgaatcaacacttgggatgatttggtgagtaagtttcttgccaaattttacccccctcaaaggatcatcaGGTTAAAGACTGAAGTGCAGACATTCATgcaaatggaggctgaaaatctGTATGAAGCATAGGAGAGATATAAGGCTCtgctgaggaaatgtccaccagagatgttcactgagtgggataagctgcagaacttctatgaagggCTCACTCTAAAGGCTCAAGAGGCACTCGATCACTCAGCTAGAGGATCATTGCAACTGATGAAAACTGTAGaagaagctcaaaatctcattaaCATGGTGGCTAACAATcagtatttctttgctcatcaaaggcaacgccaaccatcacaaagaagaggagtaatggagctggaaggagtggattcaatcttagctcaaaacaaaatgatgcagcaacagattcaacaacaatttgagcaaatggccaaaagaattgatggccTACAAGtagcatcagtgagtgccacaagccaaccaaccAATCCTTGGGGGCAGAATGAGGAGAACCAAGAGGAACAACAACAAGAGCAAGTACAGTATATGCATAACCAAGGTTCAAATGAGGTGTATGGTGATACCTACAATCCAtcctggaagaaccacccaaacctcAGATGGGGGGATaatcacaaccaaaaccaacaaccatggcagaggaactcaaacccaaacaccttaagaaacaaccaaaaccacaacCAACAGCAGACTAGCCAAAACCCTTacagaaaaccccaaaataacttcCCCAACTCCaaccattttccacccaataaCCAACTCACTAACCAAAACATTCACCATCAATCATCAACACCCCATAACCAAGCAACTTCACATGACTCTTAGAGGATCACCAACCTGGAAATGCtaatggagaagatgatgaaaaaccaAGAATTGACAGCACGGAACCAGGAAGCATCCATAAAGGGCCTGGAAAGGCAAATTGGTCAGCTCTCCAAGCAATTCACCAATGAAAGACCATCAAGTTCCCTGCCGAGTGACACAatcccaaatcctaaggaagaATGAAAGGCGatacaattaaggagtgggagaaCATTGATGAGCAACAATGACACTACAAAGAAGCAAATGGAGAGCAGCAAAAGACCAATAGAAGATGAAAAGCCAACAAAGGCAGATGAAGCCGAGGATCAAGTTGTGATGCCAAACAAGGACACTGAGAAACTCAAAGAGAAGAACAACCAGCCACACAGTTCAAAAGAAGTGATTCAGGGAAAGCAGGAAGTGGGAAAGAGCATCACACCTCCACTGCCATATCCCCAGAGGTTCAGCAAAGAAACTAAGGACCAACATTTTCATAAGttccttgagactttcaagaagctggagaTCAATATTCCCTTGGCTGAAGCACTTGaacaaatgcctctgtatgccacgTTTTTGAAAGAGCTTATCAACAAAAAGAGGAGTTGGCTTGAGAAGGAAACTGTGTTACTCACCGAGGAATGCAGTGCTGTGATTCAAAGAGGCATTCCACCAAAACTCAAGGATCCAGGAAGCTTTGTAGTCTCATGCACTATTGGCAGAATGGTTCTCAACAAAGCTCTCTGTGACCTTGGTGCCAGTATCAACCTAATGCCTCTCTCAATGATAAgaaagcttgccatagaagagcttaaaccCACCAGGATGTCATTGGTCATGGCTGATAGATCAATCAAAACACCCAATGGAATTGTGGAAAACCTGTTGGTGAAGGTTGGGGAGTTTATTttcccagcagattttgtgattttggatacTGAAGAGGAAGGAAACAATTCAATCATTTTAGGAAGGCCATTTTTAGCCACAGTaagagccatcattgatgtagaAAAAGGAGAGATGATCTTCAGGGTCCACAATGAACAAATGGTCATAAACGTTTTCAAGTCAATGCAACACATTTCTGAGCAAGAGGACTACGTGAGAGTGGATATGATAGAGAGTTTGGTGGAAGAAATGTTGGAAGATAACCCTCAAGAGCAAGAAGAAAATCAAGAGACAATAGAGGAACAAGTAGCCGAGATGTCTATTAAGCAAGAGGAAAAACAAGACAAGAAGGGAGAAGTACGAAAAcaagaactgaagccattacccacccatctcaaatatgcattcctgGGTGCATCAGAGAGCTTCCCAGCGATCTTCAATTCGTCCTTGacaaaaaaggaagaaggagaACTTCTTGATGTACTCAAAGCTCACAAAGATGctttaggatggaccattgacGACCTGAAAGGCATCAGCCCTGCAGTGTGTATGCATAAGATCCTCTTGGAAGACAACTCCAAGCCAGTTGTTCAACCTCAAAGAAGGCTAAATCCcacaatgaaggaagttgtccaGAAGGAGGTAATGAAGTTGTGGAATGCAGGGATAATCTTCCCAATATCTGACAGCTCATGGGTAAGCCCGGTCCAAGTTGTACCaaagaaaggagggatgacgGTCATCaccaatgagaagaatgagttaATCCCTACTAGAATAGTGACtgggtggaggatgtgcattgattacaggaGGCTGAATGATGCCACCCGCAAGGACCATTTCCCTCTCCCctttattgatcaaatgcttgaaagaTTAGCTGGCCATGCTTACTATTGCTTCCTTGACGGCTACTCCGGATACAATCAGATAGTGGTGGATCCAAAAGACcaggaaaagacctcgttcacatgcccatttggagtttttgcctatagaagaatgccattcgagttatgcaatgccccagccacttttcaaaggtgtatgcttgCAATTTTTTCAGATATGGTCGAAAAATTCTTAGAGGTTTTCATGGacgacttttctgtttttggtgataatttcaatgcttgcttgcaacatctaactcttgtcttgaaacggtgccaagaaactaatttggttttgaactgggagaagtgcctttgaaactttaaaaaacaaactcacaacagcaccaatcatcacacccccagATTGGGAGttaccttttgaactcatgtgtgatgcaagtaacattgcaattggtgctgtgctTGGCCAAAAGAAGGGAaacttgcatcatgtcatatattatgcaagtaaagtattgaatgaggctcaaaaaaattacaccacaacagagaaggaattgcTAGCTGTACtctatgcatttgataagtttagatcacaTTTGATAGGATCCAAAATTATggtttatactgaccatgctaccCTTAAGTATTTGATATCaaagcaggatgctaaaccaagacttatcaggtggatattactcctacaagaatttgatattgaggTAAAAGACAGGAAGGGCACTGAGAACCGAGTTGCGGATCATTTGTCGAGGCTACCACAAGAAACAATTCAAAAAGCCTCCCAGCCTGTGAATGAAAGTTTCCCAAATGAGCACCTTTTGCAGATCCAGcaaacaccttggtttgctgacatagcAAACTATAAAGTGGGAAGGAAGATACCTCAAGAGTTCtctaagcaacaagtgaagaagttAATCAATGAAGCAAGAAAGTTCTTATGGGATGAACCCTTCCTGTTCAAGAGATGTTCTGATGGAGTAATTAGAAGATGTGTCCCTGAGAGTGAAATAAGGGATATcttgtggcattgccatggttcagcttatggtggacactttggCCCAGAAAGAACAGCTGCAAAGATACTGCAGagtggcttctattggccaactatctTCAAGGATGCCAGGGAGTATGTTcaccaatgtaatgaatgccagAGAGCGGGGGGGCTGacaagaaggaatgagatgcctcaaaatTTCATCTTGGAATTggaattatttgatttatggggaattgatttcatgggaccctttcccccttcctattctttcagatatatcttggtagcagtggaatacgtctcaaagtgggtggaagccatagctACAACCAcctgtgatgcacaaattgttctgcaattccttaagaagcATATCTTCACTAGATATGGAGTTCCCAAGGGTCTTGTGAGTGACGGTGGTAGCCATTTTTGCAACAAGCAGATGGAGAAACTcctccataaatatggagtCATTCATAAAGTAGCCACGCCATATCACCCTCAGACCAATGGTCAGGCTGAATTAGCAAATAGGAAATTGAAGAAGATTTTggagaagacagtaggaagtACAAGGAAAGATTGGGCTCGGAAGCTGGAtgatgcactctgggcatacaggacagctttcaaaactcccATTGGGAAGTCCCCCTTTCAGCTATTATATGGCAAATCCTGTCacctccctgtagagcttgaacacaaaACGTTTTGGGCCACTAAACTCCTAAACCTAGACAGTTGAcgttttttgctgcacttgatcacaaattaagaataaattaatttaaatatttaaattttttatttttttatttttaggatatttttgaaattttttaattttttacaattacaaaaaaaatattattttagtttaaaattNNNNNNNNNNNNNNNNNNNNNNNNNNNNNNNNNNNNNNNNNNNNNNNNNNNNNNNNNNNNNNNNNNNNNNNNNNNNNNNNNNNNNNNNNNNNNNNNNNNNNNNNNNNNNNNNNNNNNNNNNNNNNNNNNNNNNNNNNNNNNNNNNNNNNNNNNNNNNNNNNNNNNNNNNNNNNNNNNNNNNNNNNNNNNNNNNNNNNNNNNNNNNNNNNNNNNNNNNNNNNNNNNNNNNNNNNNNNNNNNNNNNNNNNNNNNNNNNNNNNNNNNNNNNNNNNNNNNNNNNNNNNNNNNNNNNNNNNNNNNNNNNNNNNNNNNNNNNNNNNNNNNNNNNNNNNNNNNNNNNNNNNNNNNNNNNNNNNNNNNNNNNNNNNNNNNNNNNNNNNNNNNNNNNNNNNNNNNNNNNNNNNNNNNNNNNNNNNNNNNNNNNNNNNNNNNNNNNNNNNNNNNNNNNNNNNNNNNNNNNNNNNNNNNNNNNNNNNNNNNNNNNNNNNNNNNNNNNNNNNNNNNNNNNNNNNNNNNNNNNNNNNNNNNNNNNNNNNNNNNNNNNNNNNNNNNNNNNNNNNNNNNNNNNNNNNNNNNNNNNNNNNNNNNNNNNNNNNNNNNNNNNNNNNNNNNNNNNNNNNNNNNNNNNNNNNNNNNNNNNNNNNNNNNNNNNNNNNNNNNNNNNNNNNNNNNNNNNNNNNNNNNNNNNNNNNNNNNNNNNNNNNNNNNNNNNNNNNNNNNNNNNNNNNNNNNNNNNNNNNNNNNNNNNNNNNNNNNNNNNNNNNNNNNNNNNNNNNNNNNNNNNNNNNNNNNNNNNNNNNNNNNNNNNNNNNNNNNNNNNNNNNNNNNNNNNNNNNNNNNNNNNNNNNNNNNNNNNNNNNNNNNNNNNNNNNNNNNNNNNNNNNNNNNNNNNNNNNNNNNNNNNNNNNNNNNNNNNNNNNNNNNNNNNNNNNNNNNNNNNNNNNNNNNNNNNNNNNNNNNNNNNNNNNNNNNNNNNNNNNNNNNNNNNNNNNNNNNNNNNNNNNNNNNNNNNNNNNNNNNNNNNNNNNNNNNNNNNNNNNNNNNNNNNNNNNNNNNNNNNNNNNNNNNNNNNNNNNNNNNNNNNNNNNNNNNNNNNNNNNNNNNNNNNNNNNNNNNNNNNNNNNNNNNNNNNNNNNNNNNNNNNNNNNNNNNNNNNNNNNNNNNNNNNNNNNNNNNNNNNNNNNNNNNNNNNNNNNNNNNNNNNNNNNNNNNNNNNNNNNNNNNNNNNNNNNNNNNNNNNNNNNNNNNNNNNNNNNNNNNNNNNNNNNNNNNNNNNNNNNNNNNNNNNNNNNNNNNNNNNNNNNNNNNNNNNNNNNNNNNNNNNNNNNNNNNNNNNNNNNNNNNNNNNNNNNNNNNNNNNNNNNNNNNNNNNNNNNNNNNNNNNNNNNNNNNNNNNNNNNNNNNNNNNNNNNNNNNNNNNNNNNNNNNNNNNNNNNNNNNNNNNNNNNNNNNNNNNNNNNNNNNNNNNNNNNNNNNNNNNNNNNNNNNNNNNNNNNNNNNNNNNNNNNNNNNNNNNNNNNNNNNNNNNNNNNNNNNNNNNNNNNNNNNNNNNNNNNNNNNNNNNNNNNNNNNNNNNNNNNNNNNNNNNNNNNNNNNNNNNNNNNNNNNNNNNNNNNNNNNNNNNNNNNNNNNNNNNNNNNNNNNNNNNNNNNNNNNNNNNNNNNNNNNNNNNNNNNNNNNNNNNNNNNNNNNNNNNNNNNNNNNNNNNNNNNNNNNNNNNNNNNNNNNNNNNNNNNNNNNNNNNNNNNNNNNNNNNNNNNNNNNNNNNNNNNNNNNNNNNNNNNNNNNNNNNNNNNNNNNNNNNNNNNNNNNNNNNNNNNNNNNNNNNNNNNNNNNNNNNNNNNNNNNNNNNNNNNNNNNNNNNNNNNNNNNNNNNNNNNNNNNNNN
Coding sequences:
- the LOC107472388 gene encoding uncharacterized protein LOC107472388, with protein sequence MSNNDTTKKQMESSKRPIEDEKPTKADEAEDQVVMPNKDTEKLKEKNNQPHSSKEVIQGKQEVGKSITPPLPYPQRFSKETKDQHFHKFLETFKKLEINIPLAEALEQMPLYATFLKELINKKRSWLEKETVLLTEECSAVIQRGIPPKLKDPGSFVVSCTIGRMVLNKALCDLGASINLMPLSMIRKLAIEELKPTRMSLVMADRSIKTPNGIVENLLVKVGEFIFPADFVILDTEEEGNNSIILGRPFLATVRAIIDVEKGEMIFRVHNEQMVINVFKSMQHISEQEDYVRVDMIESLVEEMLEDNPQEQEENQETIEEQVAEMSIKQEEKQDKKGEVRKQELKPLPTHLKYAFLGASESFPAIFNSSLTKKEEGELLDVLKAHKDALGWTIDDLKGISPAVCMHKILLEDNSKPVVQPQRRLNPTMKEVVQKEVMKLWNAGIIFPISDSSWVSPVQVVPKKGGMTVITNEKNELIPTRIVTGWRMCIDYRRLNDATRKDHFPLPFIDQMLERLAGHAYYCFLDGYSGYNQIVVDPKDQEKTSKGTENRVADHLSRLPQETIQKASQPVNESFPNEHLLQIQQTPWFADIANYKVGRKIPQEFSKQQVKKLINEARKFLWDEPFLFKRCSDGVIRRCVPESEIRDILWHCHGSAYGGHFGPERTAAKILQSGFYWPTIFKDAREYVHQ